A portion of the Ralstonia nicotianae genome contains these proteins:
- a CDS encoding RidA family protein, which produces MTIEYFAESNPATRTLPRSLATKAGDLVFVSGQVARGEDGSIISGGIEAHTRQTLENVAHVLALAGCTLADVVKTTVWLEDARDFEAFNRVYGEFFRDNKPSRSTLQAKNMVGTKIEIEAIAYKP; this is translated from the coding sequence ATGACGATTGAGTATTTTGCCGAAAGCAATCCGGCCACACGCACCTTGCCGCGTTCGTTGGCGACGAAGGCCGGCGATCTGGTCTTTGTGTCCGGTCAGGTCGCCAGAGGCGAAGACGGCAGCATCATCAGTGGCGGGATAGAAGCGCATACACGCCAGACACTGGAGAACGTCGCGCATGTCCTCGCGCTCGCGGGTTGCACGCTCGCGGACGTCGTGAAGACAACCGTCTGGCTTGAAGACGCCCGCGACTTTGAGGCATTCAACCGTGTCTATGGCGAGTTCTTCCGCGACAACAAGCCGTCGCGTTCGACGCTGCAGGCGAAGAACATGGTCGGTACCAAGATAGAAATCGAGGCGATTGCCTATAAGCCTTGA
- a CDS encoding TetR/AcrR family transcriptional regulator — translation MKKSPTSRTKEATHERIVEAAARAIRRSGYHGTGVADIMKDAGLTHGGFYAHFASREAMLAEAADRAGAQGVTLMEHIAATTPPREVLRAMAEAYLSKAHVDNVENGCGTAALASEMSRQAPEVRRASTRRIKEMVDLVARQLPDWGQPSAHEQALVTVAMMVGTLVLARAVDDPKLSDALREATLNHLVPTDT, via the coding sequence ATGAAAAAAAGCCCGACCTCCAGGACCAAGGAAGCCACGCACGAACGTATCGTCGAAGCGGCTGCGCGCGCCATCCGGCGCAGCGGCTATCACGGCACGGGCGTGGCCGACATCATGAAGGATGCCGGCCTGACGCACGGCGGCTTCTACGCGCACTTTGCGTCGCGCGAAGCGATGCTGGCGGAAGCGGCGGATCGCGCCGGCGCGCAAGGCGTGACGCTGATGGAGCACATTGCCGCCACCACGCCGCCCCGGGAAGTGCTGCGCGCGATGGCCGAGGCATATCTGTCGAAGGCGCATGTCGATAACGTGGAAAACGGCTGCGGGACCGCGGCGCTGGCGTCGGAGATGTCGCGCCAGGCTCCCGAGGTCAGGCGGGCATCCACGCGGCGCATCAAGGAGATGGTCGACCTCGTCGCCCGCCAGTTGCCCGATTGGGGGCAGCCGAGCGCGCACGAGCAGGCCCTGGTCACCGTCGCCATGATGGTCGGTACCCTGGTGCTTGCACGCGCGGTCGACGACCCGAAGCTTTCCGACGCGCTGCGCGAGGCAACGCTCAACCACCTTGTTCCGACGGACACCTGA
- a CDS encoding ArsR/SmtB family transcription factor produces MAEHPDDTDLLFKALADPSRRKLLDLLHAHDGRTLNALCEHLDMTRQGVTQHLGVLEAANLVVTLRQGREKLHFLNPVPLQEIYERWIAKFEKPRLKALSKLKQRLEKDND; encoded by the coding sequence ATGGCCGAGCACCCCGATGACACCGACCTGCTGTTCAAAGCCCTCGCCGATCCCAGCCGGCGCAAGCTGCTGGACCTGCTGCACGCCCACGACGGCCGCACCCTCAACGCGCTGTGCGAGCACCTGGACATGACGCGGCAGGGCGTGACCCAGCACCTGGGCGTGCTCGAGGCGGCCAACCTGGTCGTCACCCTGCGGCAGGGTCGCGAGAAGCTGCACTTCCTCAACCCCGTGCCGCTGCAGGAGATCTACGAGCGCTGGATCGCCAAGTTCGAGAAGCCGCGCCTCAAGGCGCTCTCGAAGCTGAAACAACGACTGGAGAAAGACAATGACTAG
- a CDS encoding WD40/YVTN/BNR-like repeat-containing protein, protein MSDRLLVATRKGLFVLRADGEGGWTLSEPYFVGEPVSMVLPDPRDGALYAALNLGHFGVKLHRRRAGMADWEACAVPVYPPQPADETRAADGANAGANASADNASAAAPSPPSPPWTLQQIWSLETGGPDEPAVLWAGTIPGGLFRSNDGGDTWVLNRALWDCPERREWFGGGYDAPGIHSVMVDPRDSRHVTIGVSCGGVWQTADGGSTWRVTADGMEADYMPPDRRGDANVQDPHRVVQCAANPDVLWTQHHCAIFRSTDGAAHWQRIEAQPSSFGFAVAVHPREPDTAWFVPAARDQCRIPADGRLVVTRTRDGGRTFERFSNGLPPAPAYDLVYRHGLAVDESGARLAMGSTTGALWTSDDGGESWRLVSAHLPPVYCVRFG, encoded by the coding sequence ATGAGCGATCGATTGCTTGTCGCAACCCGCAAGGGACTGTTCGTTCTGCGGGCCGATGGCGAAGGCGGCTGGACCCTCAGCGAGCCGTATTTCGTCGGCGAGCCCGTGAGCATGGTGCTGCCTGATCCGCGCGACGGAGCGCTGTATGCCGCGCTCAATCTCGGCCACTTCGGCGTGAAGCTGCATCGCCGGCGCGCGGGCATGGCGGATTGGGAAGCGTGCGCGGTCCCCGTCTACCCGCCGCAGCCCGCCGACGAGACGCGTGCCGCTGACGGTGCGAACGCGGGCGCAAACGCGAGCGCGGACAATGCGAGCGCCGCCGCGCCCAGCCCGCCATCGCCTCCGTGGACGCTTCAGCAGATCTGGTCGCTCGAAACCGGTGGTCCGGACGAACCGGCCGTCTTGTGGGCCGGCACGATTCCCGGTGGGCTCTTCCGTTCCAACGATGGTGGCGACACATGGGTGCTCAACCGCGCGCTGTGGGATTGCCCGGAGCGCCGCGAATGGTTCGGAGGCGGCTACGATGCGCCGGGCATCCATTCCGTGATGGTCGATCCGCGCGACAGCCGGCACGTGACGATCGGCGTGTCGTGCGGCGGCGTCTGGCAAACCGCCGACGGCGGCTCGACCTGGCGCGTGACCGCCGACGGCATGGAGGCCGACTACATGCCGCCGGATCGGCGTGGCGATGCCAACGTGCAAGACCCGCACCGCGTCGTGCAATGCGCGGCCAACCCGGATGTGCTGTGGACGCAGCATCACTGCGCGATCTTTCGCTCGACCGACGGGGCGGCGCACTGGCAGCGGATCGAAGCGCAGCCATCGAGCTTCGGCTTCGCGGTTGCCGTGCATCCGCGCGAGCCGGACACCGCGTGGTTCGTGCCCGCCGCGCGCGACCAATGCCGGATCCCGGCAGACGGCCGGCTCGTTGTCACGCGCACCCGCGACGGCGGGCGCACGTTCGAGCGTTTCTCGAATGGGTTGCCGCCCGCACCGGCATATGACCTCGTGTATCGGCACGGCCTCGCCGTGGATGAATCCGGCGCGCGCCTGGCGATGGGATCGACCACCGGCGCACTGTGGACGTCCGACGACGGCGGCGAAAGCTGGCGTTTGGTTTCAGCGCATTTGCCGCCGGTTTACTGTGTCCGTTTTGGATGA
- a CDS encoding MoaD/ThiS family protein, which translates to MAHIFFAASIQRHIATPEREVDARTLGEALEAVFAAQPRLRGYILDDQGALRKHLAVFVDSQPVRDRQHLSDALGEKSRVYVIQALSGG; encoded by the coding sequence ATGGCGCACATCTTCTTCGCTGCTTCGATTCAGCGGCATATCGCAACGCCAGAGCGCGAGGTCGACGCGCGCACGCTTGGCGAAGCGCTCGAGGCCGTCTTCGCGGCGCAACCTCGACTGCGCGGCTACATCCTGGACGATCAGGGCGCACTGCGAAAGCATCTCGCCGTGTTTGTCGACAGCCAGCCGGTGCGCGACCGGCAACATCTGTCCGATGCGCTCGGCGAGAAAAGCCGGGTCTACGTCATACAGGCGCTGTCGGGCGGATAA
- a CDS encoding SRPBCC family protein: MTRSTFVYVTYIRTTPQTLWSALTDAEFMKQYWFGMHCESQWTAGSAWRLVSGDGQVFDTGEIVEADPPRRLVIRWLHQSRPELKAEGASQCTMELEPTGTAVKLSITHTIEREASKLIEAVSGGWPKILSNLKSLLETGSIALQDPYPTANAHAEKASS; the protein is encoded by the coding sequence ATGACTAGATCGACCTTTGTCTACGTGACCTACATCCGCACCACGCCGCAGACGCTGTGGTCGGCGCTGACCGATGCGGAATTCATGAAGCAGTACTGGTTCGGCATGCACTGCGAAAGCCAGTGGACGGCGGGATCCGCGTGGCGGCTGGTGTCCGGCGACGGCCAGGTCTTCGACACCGGCGAGATCGTCGAGGCCGACCCGCCACGGCGCCTGGTGATCCGCTGGCTGCACCAGAGCCGGCCCGAACTCAAGGCCGAAGGCGCATCGCAATGCACGATGGAGCTGGAGCCCACCGGAACGGCGGTCAAGCTCTCCATCACCCACACCATCGAGCGCGAAGCGTCGAAGCTCATCGAGGCGGTGTCCGGCGGGTGGCCGAAGATTCTCTCCAACCTCAAGTCCCTGCTGGAAACCGGCTCCATTGCTCTGCAGGACCCCTACCCCACCGCGAACGCCCACGCTGAAAAGGCGTCGTCGTAG
- a CDS encoding methyl-accepting chemotaxis protein: MRISDMRIGVRLGAAFALVVALLIGIAAVGIQRLDDNNTKMGRIVSERYSLIALSNQIKNNGYKASGILSNLLLATAPEQKTKYMSDYAAIRQANAQAYSRLEKLLTTDQGKALFKDQFEARSAYGASVRKFFALVDADNVQEARALYQGDMSRLQDRYYVLVDRMVDQQAGEMEHDVSEAAAQGANAKIQMIVLAVLATLLAIATGAFITRTITRPINHAMHLAEAVAQGNLTHRLEVDTQDEIGRLLAALKHMIENLHGIVSQVRGGTDTITRASSEVASGNIDLSSRTEQQASSLEETAAAMEQLTSTVKQNADNAQEASRLASNASMVATKGGDAVDEAIQTMSTINTSSRKIVDIIGVIDGIAFQTNILALNAAVEAARAGEQGRGFAVVAGEVRSLAQRSAAAAKEIKALIEDSVGHVSTGTAKVEEAGQIIRDVVAGIQNVTNIVSEISASSREQSDGIEQINEAITQMDKATQENASLVEESATAAQALQDQANQLADMVSTFKLHADLSGRGRAAQGEAGSVAHVAWSQAQTLS; this comes from the coding sequence ATGAGAATCTCGGATATGAGGATCGGGGTACGGCTCGGAGCAGCGTTCGCGCTTGTCGTGGCGTTGCTGATCGGGATCGCCGCGGTCGGCATACAACGGCTGGACGACAACAACACAAAGATGGGTCGGATCGTGAGCGAGCGCTACTCACTGATCGCGCTGAGCAACCAGATCAAGAACAACGGCTACAAGGCCAGCGGCATTCTCAGCAATCTGCTGCTCGCCACCGCGCCCGAGCAGAAGACGAAGTACATGAGCGACTACGCGGCCATCCGCCAGGCCAATGCGCAGGCCTATAGCCGCCTGGAGAAGCTGCTCACGACCGATCAGGGCAAGGCGCTCTTCAAAGACCAGTTCGAGGCGCGTTCAGCCTACGGTGCCAGCGTCCGCAAGTTCTTCGCGCTGGTTGATGCCGACAACGTGCAGGAGGCGCGTGCCCTGTACCAGGGTGACATGTCGCGCCTGCAAGACCGGTACTACGTGCTGGTCGACAGGATGGTCGACCAACAGGCCGGCGAGATGGAGCACGATGTGAGCGAGGCTGCCGCCCAGGGCGCCAACGCCAAGATCCAGATGATCGTGCTGGCCGTTCTTGCCACGCTGCTGGCCATTGCCACGGGGGCCTTCATCACCCGCACCATCACGCGCCCGATTAACCATGCCATGCACCTGGCTGAGGCCGTGGCGCAGGGCAATCTGACGCATCGGCTGGAGGTCGACACGCAAGACGAGATCGGCCGTCTGCTGGCGGCGCTCAAGCACATGATCGAAAACCTGCACGGCATTGTCAGCCAGGTGCGGGGCGGCACGGACACCATCACCCGCGCATCGAGCGAAGTGGCCAGCGGCAACATCGATCTCTCGAGCCGTACCGAACAGCAGGCCAGCTCACTGGAGGAAACGGCGGCGGCCATGGAGCAGCTCACCTCCACCGTCAAGCAGAACGCTGACAACGCGCAGGAGGCCAGCCGCCTGGCATCCAATGCGTCGATGGTCGCCACCAAGGGCGGCGATGCCGTGGACGAGGCGATCCAGACCATGAGCACGATCAACACGTCGTCGCGCAAGATCGTCGACATCATCGGCGTGATCGACGGCATTGCCTTCCAGACCAATATCCTGGCGCTCAACGCTGCGGTGGAAGCCGCGCGCGCCGGCGAGCAGGGTCGCGGCTTTGCCGTGGTGGCTGGCGAGGTGCGCAGCCTCGCGCAGCGCAGCGCAGCAGCGGCCAAGGAGATCAAGGCACTCATCGAGGATTCCGTCGGCCACGTCAGCACCGGCACGGCCAAGGTGGAAGAGGCCGGCCAGATCATCCGCGACGTGGTGGCCGGCATCCAGAATGTGACGAACATCGTGTCCGAGATCAGCGCATCGAGCCGCGAGCAGAGCGACGGCATCGAACAGATCAACGAGGCCATCACGCAGATGGACAAGGCCACGCAGGAAAACGCCTCGCTGGTGGAGGAAAGCGCCACGGCGGCACAGGCCCTGCAGGACCAGGCCAATCAACTGGCCGACATGGTCAGCACCTTCAAGCTCCACGCAGACCTGTCTGGCCGTGGCCGCGCCGCGCAAGGCGAGGCAGGCTCTGTGGCACACGTCGCCTGGAGTCAAGCGCAAACGCTTTCGTAG
- a CDS encoding RidA family protein encodes MQSFKTTQATKTTVALPNPHPVFGSTEVFKTFNYAPAVAAGGLLFIAGQIGIRADGTVPASVEEQIDLAFQRLGAILQAAGLGFEDLVELVSYHVDVDRQLAAFREIKDRYIKEGAPAWTILGVAALARPTLLIEIKAVAATRAA; translated from the coding sequence ATGCAATCTTTCAAGACGACCCAGGCGACCAAGACAACTGTCGCCCTTCCGAATCCGCATCCCGTGTTCGGCAGCACCGAGGTGTTCAAGACGTTCAACTATGCGCCGGCCGTCGCGGCGGGTGGCTTGCTGTTCATCGCCGGCCAGATCGGCATCCGCGCCGATGGGACCGTGCCCGCCAGCGTGGAGGAGCAGATCGATCTCGCATTCCAGCGGCTGGGCGCGATCCTGCAGGCGGCCGGGCTCGGCTTCGAGGATCTCGTCGAGCTGGTCAGCTATCACGTCGATGTCGACCGGCAGCTCGCGGCGTTTCGCGAGATCAAGGATCGCTACATCAAGGAAGGCGCGCCCGCCTGGACCATCCTCGGCGTGGCCGCGCTGGCCAGGCCGACGCTGTTAATCGAGATCAAGGCGGTGGCTGCGACACGCGCCGCGTGA
- a CDS encoding MBL fold metallo-hydrolase yields the protein MSKTFASHGDTQVKATTFTRLSENAYAYTAEGDPNAGVIIGDDSVLVVDTTATPAMAQDLIARIRAVTDKPIRHLVLSHYHAVRVLGASAFLAQGCQQIIASRGTYDLIVERGEQDMQSEIERFPRLFAGVETIPGLTWPTLVFEQALTLWLGGLEVRIAHLGAGHTKGDTVVWLPSQKVLFSGDLVEHEAACYCGDAHLDQWPATLEALRALGPEKLVPGRGPALLSARAADDAIRYTHAFVTTLRKAGREAHAQGLDLKGAMRHARALMDARFGSVFIYEHCLPFDVSRAFDEAGGIAHPRIWTAQRDKEMWAALQG from the coding sequence ATGAGCAAGACCTTCGCATCCCACGGCGACACGCAAGTCAAGGCCACAACCTTCACCCGGCTCTCCGAAAACGCCTACGCCTACACAGCGGAAGGCGACCCGAACGCCGGCGTGATCATCGGCGATGACAGCGTCCTCGTGGTCGACACGACAGCGACGCCAGCGATGGCGCAAGACCTGATCGCCAGGATTCGCGCGGTCACGGACAAGCCGATCCGGCATCTGGTGCTGTCCCACTACCACGCGGTGCGCGTGCTGGGCGCCTCCGCATTTCTCGCGCAGGGGTGCCAGCAGATCATTGCCAGCCGGGGCACGTACGATCTGATCGTCGAGCGCGGCGAGCAGGACATGCAGTCGGAGATCGAGCGATTCCCGCGCCTGTTCGCCGGTGTGGAAACCATCCCCGGCTTGACGTGGCCAACGCTGGTGTTTGAGCAGGCGTTGACGCTGTGGCTGGGTGGCCTCGAAGTTCGGATCGCGCACCTCGGGGCAGGCCATACGAAGGGCGATACCGTGGTCTGGCTGCCGTCGCAGAAGGTGCTGTTCTCGGGGGACCTGGTCGAACACGAAGCCGCCTGTTACTGCGGCGACGCGCACCTGGATCAGTGGCCGGCAACGTTGGAGGCCCTGCGGGCGCTCGGGCCGGAGAAGCTCGTGCCGGGTCGGGGTCCCGCGTTGCTGTCCGCGAGAGCGGCCGACGATGCCATCCGCTACACCCACGCATTCGTCACCACGCTGCGCAAGGCCGGCCGCGAAGCACACGCCCAGGGCCTCGACCTGAAAGGCGCGATGCGCCATGCGCGCGCGCTGATGGATGCCCGGTTCGGCAGCGTCTTCATCTATGAGCATTGCCTGCCGTTCGATGTGTCCCGCGCGTTTGACGAGGCCGGAGGCATTGCGCACCCGCGCATCTGGACGGCGCAGCGTGACAAGGAGATGTGGGCTGCGCTCCAGGGTTAG
- a CDS encoding OST-HTH/LOTUS domain-containing protein, with product MLRRAIHLLAKSKGATWVNKASVWPRIKRLDPAFSFKDHGFTSFSEMLKTLDAVVESKKGDKDHLARLR from the coding sequence ATGCTTCGGCGTGCCATTCACCTTCTGGCGAAATCCAAAGGAGCAACTTGGGTCAACAAGGCTAGCGTGTGGCCCAGGATCAAGCGACTGGACCCGGCTTTCTCCTTCAAAGATCACGGCTTCACCAGCTTCAGCGAAATGCTCAAGACATTGGACGCGGTCGTCGAATCTAAGAAAGGTGATAAGGACCATCTGGCGCGATTGAGATAG
- the hppD gene encoding 4-hydroxyphenylpyruvate dioxygenase, whose amino-acid sequence MRTVTTAGFAFVEFVCQEPEELVALFGRLGFKAQGQHAQTGAVLLRQNEAALIVNPAPNPFRDVHGASARAIAIHVDDAANALAQALAGGARRATPAECGAFVVDAPAIVGIGDSLVYFIDHDIESVFSTPYRPGQPIAVAEAAIRAIDHTSNIVKPENLDHWADFYKDTFAFVQKQYLDVKGRQTGMRARSMVSPCGKVSIPIAAAAHDQPGVLNQNDEFIRDYRGEGIQHIAFLSSNIEQTIAAMETAGIEFMETPPKTYYQNLDGRVPGHGQNLDSMERRGILVDGKGGGRILLQRFTRRQIGPMFFEIIERRGEDGFGEGNFKALFESQEQDQVRRGSLNAA is encoded by the coding sequence ATGCGTACCGTGACGACAGCAGGTTTTGCCTTTGTCGAGTTTGTCTGCCAGGAGCCCGAAGAGCTGGTAGCCCTGTTCGGGAGGCTCGGGTTCAAGGCACAGGGGCAACATGCACAGACGGGGGCGGTTCTCCTGCGCCAGAACGAAGCGGCCCTGATCGTGAACCCCGCGCCGAATCCGTTCCGCGATGTTCACGGCGCATCCGCGCGCGCGATCGCGATCCACGTGGACGACGCAGCGAATGCCCTGGCGCAGGCGCTGGCCGGTGGCGCCCGTCGGGCAACACCGGCCGAGTGCGGCGCGTTCGTCGTCGACGCGCCGGCGATCGTGGGCATCGGCGACAGCCTGGTCTACTTCATCGATCACGACATCGAATCGGTGTTTTCGACGCCGTATCGGCCAGGGCAGCCCATCGCGGTGGCGGAGGCCGCCATCCGGGCGATCGACCACACCTCGAACATCGTCAAGCCGGAGAACCTCGACCACTGGGCCGACTTCTACAAGGACACCTTTGCCTTCGTCCAGAAGCAGTACCTGGACGTGAAAGGCCGGCAAACGGGGATGCGCGCGCGCTCGATGGTGAGCCCGTGCGGAAAGGTGTCGATCCCGATTGCCGCCGCCGCGCACGACCAGCCCGGCGTGCTGAACCAGAACGACGAGTTCATCCGCGACTACCGCGGTGAGGGCATCCAGCACATCGCCTTCCTGTCTTCGAACATCGAGCAGACCATCGCGGCCATGGAAACCGCCGGCATCGAGTTCATGGAGACGCCGCCCAAGACCTACTACCAGAACCTGGATGGTCGGGTTCCCGGTCACGGGCAGAACCTCGACAGCATGGAGCGCCGGGGCATTCTCGTCGACGGCAAGGGCGGCGGCCGGATCCTGCTGCAACGCTTCACGCGCCGCCAGATCGGCCCGATGTTCTTCGAGATCATCGAGCGGCGCGGCGAGGACGGTTTCGGCGAAGGCAATTTCAAGGCGCTCTTCGAATCCCAGGAGCAGGACCAGGTCCGGCGCGGGTCGTTGAACGCCGCGTAG
- a CDS encoding Lrp/AsnC family transcriptional regulator, with translation MENTDRNFLDATDLKLVQLLLRDGRAPYKSLAAEVGLTAPACAERVRRLKERGVIKGYRAEVDWTRLGFPINAIIRIGASAERGTSLLKTFRETPNVVEVMRVTGSDSYILHVLTRSSAELEAVIDRIGSFGTITTSLVLSVPMPAAERVSQVLSAKSPEPLSR, from the coding sequence ATGGAAAACACGGATCGAAACTTTCTCGACGCAACGGACCTGAAACTGGTGCAGTTGCTGCTGCGCGACGGCAGGGCCCCCTACAAGTCGCTCGCGGCGGAAGTCGGGCTGACGGCGCCGGCATGCGCGGAGCGCGTCCGGCGCCTGAAGGAGCGCGGCGTGATCAAGGGGTATCGCGCCGAAGTGGACTGGACGCGGCTGGGCTTCCCGATCAACGCCATCATCCGCATCGGGGCATCCGCCGAGCGCGGGACCAGCCTTCTGAAAACGTTCCGCGAGACGCCGAACGTGGTCGAGGTCATGCGGGTCACGGGGTCGGACAGCTACATCCTCCATGTGCTGACCCGGTCGAGCGCGGAACTGGAGGCCGTCATCGACCGGATCGGCAGCTTCGGCACCATCACCACGTCGCTCGTGCTCTCGGTGCCCATGCCGGCGGCCGAGCGCGTCAGCCAGGTGCTGTCGGCGAAGTCGCCGGAGCCGCTGTCGCGGTGA
- a CDS encoding peptidoglycan-binding domain-containing protein: MFPHELLAAHTEPGLAIHPLLSTFRASDGSFGAETESRVRAFQRRSMLVPDGIVGPQELGGT, encoded by the coding sequence ATGTTCCCCCACGAGCTCCTCGCGGCCCATACGGAACCGGGGCTCGCAATACATCCCCTCCTTTCCACATTCCGAGCATCGGACGGCTCCTTTGGCGCCGAAACGGAATCAAGAGTCAGGGCATTTCAGCGGCGCAGCATGCTAGTGCCCGACGGGATTGTCGGCCCCCAAGAGCTGGGCGGAACTTGA
- a CDS encoding oxidoreductase, giving the protein MKIQGSIALVTGASSGIGKATAERLSKAGYKVYGTSRREAPAGGQPFAMLSLDVTSDASVEAAVAELIRREGRIDLLVNNAGFGLAPGGAEESSIGQAQSIFDTNFFGVVRMIRAVVPHMRRQGSGRIVNVGSVLGLIPMPYGALYAATKHALEGYSESLDHELRTRGIRVSVVEPAYTSTSFDANLIEPDAKLEAYHQARVHVAARIKEALADADAPSVAADAVLEAATAAHPKLRYAAGRRANGLRLLRRFAPASVVDAGIRKNLRLDAQAVPPLEPGRRDGRRSADGRPS; this is encoded by the coding sequence ATGAAAATCCAAGGTTCCATTGCGCTCGTGACGGGCGCCTCGTCAGGCATCGGCAAAGCGACCGCGGAGCGGCTGTCGAAAGCCGGCTACAAGGTCTACGGCACCAGCCGGCGGGAGGCGCCGGCGGGCGGGCAGCCGTTCGCCATGCTGTCCCTGGACGTGACCAGCGATGCGTCGGTCGAAGCGGCTGTCGCGGAGCTGATCCGGCGCGAGGGCCGCATCGACCTGCTCGTCAACAACGCAGGCTTCGGCCTCGCCCCCGGCGGGGCGGAGGAAAGCTCGATCGGGCAGGCCCAGTCGATCTTCGATACGAATTTCTTCGGCGTCGTCCGCATGATCCGCGCTGTCGTGCCGCACATGCGGCGCCAGGGTAGCGGCCGCATCGTCAACGTCGGTTCGGTGCTCGGCCTGATTCCGATGCCGTACGGCGCGCTCTACGCGGCAACCAAGCATGCGCTCGAAGGCTATTCGGAGTCCCTCGACCACGAGCTGCGCACCCGGGGCATCCGGGTTTCGGTGGTCGAGCCGGCCTACACCAGCACCTCGTTCGACGCGAACCTGATCGAGCCTGACGCCAAGTTGGAGGCCTACCACCAGGCGCGTGTCCATGTGGCCGCGCGGATCAAGGAGGCGCTGGCCGATGCCGACGCGCCGAGCGTCGCGGCCGATGCCGTGCTCGAAGCAGCCACCGCGGCCCACCCGAAACTCCGGTACGCGGCCGGCCGCCGCGCGAACGGACTGCGACTGCTCCGCAGATTCGCGCCGGCGAGCGTGGTCGATGCGGGTATCCGGAAAAACCTGCGGCTCGACGCGCAGGCGGTGCCGCCGCTTGAGCCCGGGCGACGGGATGGCCGGCGTTCCGCCGATGGGCGCCCATCTTGA
- a CDS encoding lipase family protein: MMIPLNAPVNREAEVEIDGGRGVICPMCHANRSAYSHPHHQYVRQRAAVAAGALQEAQMNGDSRPFHAGLATACALIMAGCAAYRQTDSQVVAREPGDRFLGTPKPVQTEAETDWEYAWLSQVAYCKISSVTQAPKGADKNACVHAKEILEHDGWKSWGDLPADELKTAIKGSHLRVEVWEKPSARLLVVAFGGTILKSGKDWKSNLRWFLPGHKDEYTQIVDKFGPAFTDEYLRRVHSAEGAYLKDFRIHSTGHSLGGGLAQQFAYSLPLRPEVPRISHVYAFDPSPVTGFFSVDKETRDQNKKGLNIDRIYERHEILAVVRSFTSLFVPPSKADPSIRGVRYNFFGSINPIYDHSILELAEKLQAVSDHGHAVEAAK; the protein is encoded by the coding sequence ATGATGATTCCGCTCAACGCACCTGTGAACCGTGAGGCCGAAGTCGAGATCGACGGCGGCCGAGGCGTTATTTGCCCGATGTGCCATGCCAACCGTAGCGCGTATTCGCACCCTCACCATCAGTACGTACGCCAGCGGGCAGCAGTCGCCGCCGGGGCGCTCCAGGAGGCTCAAATGAATGGGGACTCAAGGCCATTTCATGCTGGCCTGGCAACGGCCTGCGCTTTGATCATGGCCGGTTGCGCTGCCTACAGGCAGACGGACAGCCAGGTTGTCGCCAGGGAACCTGGAGACCGTTTCCTGGGGACACCCAAGCCTGTTCAAACGGAAGCCGAAACGGACTGGGAATATGCGTGGCTCAGCCAGGTCGCTTACTGCAAGATTTCGTCCGTTACACAAGCGCCAAAGGGCGCGGACAAGAACGCATGCGTCCACGCCAAGGAGATCCTCGAACATGACGGGTGGAAATCCTGGGGCGACCTTCCTGCTGACGAGCTGAAGACTGCGATTAAGGGCTCCCATCTCAGGGTGGAGGTCTGGGAAAAACCTAGCGCCAGATTGCTCGTGGTGGCTTTTGGCGGAACGATTTTGAAGAGCGGGAAGGACTGGAAATCGAATCTGAGGTGGTTCCTCCCTGGACACAAGGACGAATACACGCAAATTGTTGACAAATTCGGCCCGGCTTTCACTGACGAATATCTGAGACGTGTTCACAGCGCAGAAGGCGCCTACCTGAAGGACTTTCGCATTCATTCAACCGGGCACTCACTGGGTGGCGGGTTGGCTCAGCAATTTGCCTACTCATTGCCGCTGCGCCCCGAAGTGCCACGGATCTCGCACGTGTATGCGTTCGATCCGTCGCCTGTCACCGGGTTCTTCAGCGTCGACAAAGAAACCCGCGATCAGAATAAGAAAGGCTTGAACATCGACCGCATTTATGAGCGGCATGAAATTCTGGCGGTGGTCAGATCGTTTACCAGCCTCTTTGTGCCGCCGTCCAAAGCAGATCCGTCAATTCGCGGTGTCCGATACAACTTTTTCGGCTCCATCAATCCGATTTACGACCACTCCATCCTGGAATTGGCTGAGAAGCTTCAGGCGGTGAGCGATCACGGCCACGCCGTCGAAGCTGCCAAGTAG